In Paenibacillus sp. FSL R7-0345, a single window of DNA contains:
- a CDS encoding GNAT family protein, whose amino-acid sequence MDKTVDQHIYVRFPEEADAAVLTDIYRRNRAFFEMYSPNAIDDFYTEEYQHQLIVNSKSDRETDRRYDFVICHRDDGRIIGSIGLSFVARGALQSCMIGYSLDQEFNGRGYMTEAVKIVVQYAFEELKFHRITGEVSPKNPGSIRVLEKAGFHKEGIAIRNVRINGVWEDHQVLAILNPAD is encoded by the coding sequence GTGGACAAGACAGTGGATCAGCATATTTATGTCCGTTTCCCCGAGGAGGCGGATGCAGCAGTGTTAACGGATATTTACAGGCGTAACCGGGCATTTTTCGAGATGTACTCACCTAATGCCATAGACGATTTTTATACAGAGGAATATCAGCATCAGCTGATCGTGAACAGTAAGTCCGACCGCGAGACAGACAGGAGGTATGACTTTGTAATATGCCACCGGGATGACGGGCGGATTATCGGCAGTATCGGGCTGTCTTTTGTTGCGAGAGGCGCACTGCAGAGCTGTATGATCGGCTACAGTCTGGATCAGGAGTTTAACGGCCGGGGTTACATGACTGAAGCGGTTAAAATAGTCGTGCAATATGCCTTTGAGGAGCTGAAATTTCACCGGATTACCGGTGAGGTATCCCCCAAGAATCCCGGTTCGATCCGTGTCCTGGAAAAAGCCGGGTTCCACAAGGAAGGCATCGCCATCCGTAATGTGAGGATTAACGGTGTGTGGGAGGATCATCAGGTGCTGGCCATTCTGAATCCCGCTGATTAA
- a CDS encoding excinuclease ABC subunit UvrA — translation MSGSNQEYIVISGARENNLKNVSLRIPKRKITIFTGVSGSGKSSIVFDTIASESSRLLNENFSMFVRTFLPKFPQPDTDAIENLSMAVIVDQKRLGGGSHSTLGTITDISPILRLLFSRVGQPHIGGPNMFSFNDPQGMCLECSGIGRRLGVDMDKALDLSKSLNEGAILLPDYSVGGWEWNMIVQAGDFDLDKKLSDYPEAELDQLLYAKARKVKMDFAGKATNITVEGVMEKFAGKYIRQDVKMKSERTQKMVAPFITEGICPSCHGARLSQAALGCRINGYNIAELSSMEVSGLIRTIQEISDPAAAPAVKSLSERLQHLVDIGLDYLTLDRETDTLSGGESQRVKMVKHLSGSLVDVTYIFDEPSVGLHPRDVHRLNELLQKLRDKGNTVIVVEHDPDVIKVADYIFDVGPHAGSRGGSIVYEGSYAGLLDSGTLTGTHLKRPLQLKQQHRQASGMLPVKNASLHNLQNVSVDIPAGVLTVVTGVAGSGKSTLINDVFLSRHPEAIVIDQSAIGVSTRSNPATYTGIMDDVRKAFASANKVSPGLFSFNSKGACENCQGLGVVYADMGILDTVKLPCEVCGGRRFKEEVLAYTLNGRSIAEVLEMTVEQALEFFELKEVGRKLQALSDVGLTYITLGQPLSTLSGGECQRIKLASELHKQGSIYVMDEPTTGLHMSDIGHLQEIMDRLVDAGNTVIVIEHNLEVISQADWIIDMGPDGGSRGGQVVYEGTPDRIKEAADSITGKYLN, via the coding sequence ATGAGCGGGTCTAACCAGGAGTATATCGTCATTTCAGGTGCTAGGGAAAATAACCTCAAAAATGTATCACTGCGCATTCCCAAACGGAAAATAACCATTTTCACCGGGGTATCCGGCTCAGGTAAATCCTCGATTGTCTTTGATACGATTGCCTCTGAATCCTCACGGCTGCTGAATGAGAACTTCAGCATGTTTGTGCGCACCTTTCTGCCCAAATTTCCGCAGCCGGATACAGACGCTATTGAGAACCTGAGTATGGCGGTCATCGTGGACCAGAAACGGCTGGGCGGAGGCTCCCATTCCACGCTGGGTACGATTACCGATATTTCGCCGATTCTGCGTCTGCTGTTCTCCCGGGTGGGCCAGCCGCATATCGGCGGACCGAACATGTTCTCCTTCAATGACCCGCAGGGGATGTGCCTTGAATGCAGCGGCATTGGCCGCAGGCTTGGTGTCGATATGGACAAGGCGCTGGATCTCTCGAAGTCGCTGAATGAAGGCGCTATTCTGCTGCCGGATTATTCAGTGGGCGGATGGGAATGGAATATGATTGTCCAGGCCGGGGATTTCGATCTTGATAAGAAGCTTAGTGACTATCCGGAAGCGGAGCTTGACCAGCTGCTGTATGCCAAAGCCAGAAAAGTAAAGATGGATTTCGCCGGCAAAGCGACTAATATAACCGTGGAAGGCGTCATGGAAAAGTTTGCGGGCAAATATATCAGACAGGATGTCAAAATGAAGTCCGAGCGCACCCAGAAGATGGTCGCCCCGTTCATTACTGAAGGAATCTGTCCAAGCTGCCATGGGGCAAGACTTAGCCAGGCGGCACTGGGTTGCCGGATCAACGGTTACAACATTGCTGAGCTGTCTTCGATGGAGGTCAGCGGGTTGATCCGTACTATCCAAGAGATCAGTGATCCGGCTGCAGCGCCGGCCGTCAAATCGCTGAGTGAACGGCTGCAGCATCTGGTTGATATCGGTCTTGATTACCTGACGCTGGACCGGGAAACAGATACCCTGTCCGGCGGCGAATCGCAGCGGGTCAAGATGGTGAAGCATCTCAGCGGCAGCCTTGTCGATGTCACTTATATCTTCGATGAGCCGAGCGTCGGCCTGCATCCCCGTGACGTACACCGCCTGAACGAGCTGCTGCAGAAGCTGCGCGATAAAGGCAACACGGTAATTGTTGTCGAGCATGATCCCGATGTGATCAAGGTAGCGGATTATATCTTTGATGTCGGGCCGCATGCCGGAAGCCGCGGCGGCAGCATTGTTTATGAAGGCAGCTACGCGGGCCTGCTGGATTCAGGAACCTTAACAGGTACGCACCTGAAGCGCCCGCTGCAATTAAAACAGCAGCACAGGCAGGCATCCGGCATGCTGCCGGTCAAGAATGCCTCTCTGCATAATCTGCAGAATGTGTCTGTCGATATCCCTGCCGGAGTGTTAACGGTAGTTACCGGGGTTGCCGGATCGGGTAAAAGCACACTGATTAACGATGTTTTTCTGAGCCGGCATCCCGAGGCGATTGTGATCGACCAGTCAGCGATCGGCGTCTCCACCCGCTCCAATCCGGCCACCTATACCGGCATTATGGACGATGTGCGCAAAGCGTTTGCTTCAGCCAACAAGGTCAGTCCCGGCCTGTTCAGCTTCAACTCCAAAGGAGCCTGCGAGAACTGTCAGGGGCTGGGTGTGGTCTATGCCGACATGGGCATCCTGGATACGGTGAAGCTGCCCTGCGAGGTATGCGGCGGCAGACGCTTCAAAGAGGAGGTCCTTGCTTACACGCTGAACGGCCGGTCGATTGCCGAAGTGCTTGAGATGACGGTGGAGCAGGCACTGGAGTTCTTTGAGCTGAAGGAGGTAGGGCGCAAGCTGCAGGCGCTGAGTGATGTCGGGCTGACCTACATCACGCTCGGCCAGCCGCTCAGCACCCTGTCAGGCGGGGAATGCCAGCGGATCAAGCTGGCCAGTGAGCTGCACAAGCAGGGCAGTATCTATGTGATGGACGAGCCGACGACCGGGCTGCACATGTCCGATATCGGGCATTTGCAGGAGATTATGGACCGGCTTGTAGACGCTGGGAACACCGTGATCGTCATCGAGCATAACCTGGAGGTCATCAGCCAGGCTGACTGGATCATCGATATGGGCCCTGACGGCGGCAGCCGGGGCGGACAGGTGGTGTACGAAGGTACGCCTGACCGGATTAAGGAAGCCGCAGATTCAATTACAGGTAAGTACTTGAATTAA
- a CDS encoding ROK family transcriptional regulator, which produces MATQRLNSMEVKKINRNAIYRYLYNNPSTSIQEIASAVNLSLPTVTQNLKELQERELIIETGLFESTGGRKAKAMACNNTAKFSIGLDVTRNHVGIVAIDLSGRIVKNIRHQYPFNNTKTYFLGVGGLVEDFIADCAIEPGKILGVGIALPAILEAGRQTVSYATVIDFQGGNVRQFAEHIPYECVLSNDANAAGFAELWREQDLNNVVYLSLNNSVGGSIIVDNQIYTGQNHRSGEFGHMTIVPGGRTCYCGQKGCVDAYCSARILSDSTQGSISEFFELLRAGHEPQKTLWEEYLVYLVVAINNLRMLYDCDVILGGYAGANMEEHIDTLQELVARKNTFEADGSYLRVCKYKLEATAVGAALELVAGFIDNI; this is translated from the coding sequence ATGGCTACGCAACGCTTGAACAGCATGGAAGTCAAAAAAATAAACCGGAACGCCATCTATCGTTACCTCTATAATAATCCTTCGACTTCCATTCAGGAGATTGCCTCGGCAGTGAACCTGAGTCTTCCGACTGTTACCCAGAATCTCAAAGAGCTTCAGGAACGCGAGCTGATTATTGAGACAGGGCTGTTCGAATCCACGGGGGGACGGAAAGCAAAGGCCATGGCCTGCAACAATACAGCTAAATTCAGCATCGGGCTGGATGTGACCCGGAACCATGTCGGGATCGTCGCCATTGATCTCAGCGGGAGAATCGTCAAGAATATCCGCCATCAGTATCCCTTTAACAATACAAAGACGTACTTTCTGGGTGTAGGCGGGCTGGTGGAGGATTTTATAGCCGATTGTGCTATTGAACCCGGCAAAATCCTCGGCGTCGGCATTGCACTTCCGGCCATTCTTGAAGCCGGCCGCCAGACGGTTAGCTATGCCACGGTTATTGATTTTCAGGGCGGAAATGTCCGGCAGTTCGCGGAGCATATCCCTTACGAATGTGTATTAAGTAACGATGCCAATGCAGCAGGCTTCGCCGAGCTGTGGAGGGAGCAGGATCTCAATAATGTTGTCTACCTCTCGCTTAACAACAGTGTAGGCGGCTCAATCATTGTCGATAACCAGATTTACACCGGCCAGAATCACCGCAGCGGTGAATTCGGCCATATGACTATTGTACCCGGCGGCCGTACCTGCTATTGCGGACAGAAGGGCTGTGTCGATGCATATTGCTCAGCCCGCATCCTCTCGGATAGCACACAGGGCAGCATTTCTGAATTTTTTGAACTTTTGCGCGCCGGTCATGAGCCGCAGAAGACGCTCTGGGAAGAATATCTGGTCTATCTGGTGGTGGCAATCAACAACCTGCGGATGCTCTACGATTGCGATGTGATCCTGGGCGGCTATGCCGGCGCTAATATGGAAGAACACATCGATACCCTGCAGGAGCTAGTGGCCCGGAAGAACACCTTTGAAGCAGACGGATCTTACTTGAGGGTATGCAAATACAAACTTGAGGCTACGGCGGTAGGCGCTGCACTGGAGCTTGTTGCCGGATTTATCGATAACATCTGA
- a CDS encoding NAD(P)-dependent alcohol dehydrogenase, whose protein sequence is MKNRAFYMTGLKEMEMREIEMPVPAKGEVIVKLDYVGICGSDVHYLEHGRIGDFVVEGDFILGHECAGEVVQLGSGVKHLKVGDRVALEPGITCGQCEFCKSGKYNLCPDVKFLATPPYHGCLTDYIAFPENMAFKLPDNVSSEEGALVEPLSVGLHAAAQGGIKLGDRVVILGAGCIGLVTLLACKAFGATDIVVVDIIEKRLEAARRLGATQVINAKHENVLEVIAGLTDGAGVDKVIETAGSEHTVKQTPYLVKRGGSIVLVGLAAKDIIDFDFMQIMFKEADIKSVFRYRNLYPAAIGAIADGKIDVKGIVTHEFGFEESQKAFDFVIDNKEEVVKAVIRMG, encoded by the coding sequence ATGAAGAACAGAGCTTTTTATATGACAGGGCTTAAGGAAATGGAAATGAGAGAAATAGAGATGCCGGTACCTGCTAAAGGCGAGGTTATCGTCAAACTGGACTATGTGGGCATCTGCGGCTCGGATGTGCATTATCTGGAGCATGGCCGGATCGGCGATTTCGTGGTCGAGGGGGATTTTATACTGGGTCATGAATGTGCAGGTGAAGTTGTACAGCTTGGATCAGGCGTGAAGCATCTGAAGGTCGGTGACCGTGTGGCGCTGGAGCCGGGAATTACCTGCGGCCAATGCGAATTCTGCAAAAGCGGAAAATATAATCTGTGTCCTGATGTCAAATTTCTGGCGACCCCGCCGTATCACGGCTGCCTGACGGATTATATCGCATTCCCGGAAAATATGGCGTTCAAGCTGCCGGACAACGTCTCCTCGGAAGAAGGAGCGCTGGTTGAGCCGTTGTCAGTAGGATTACATGCAGCAGCGCAGGGCGGTATCAAGCTGGGCGATCGGGTTGTGATCCTGGGTGCAGGGTGCATCGGTCTTGTAACTCTGCTGGCCTGCAAAGCCTTCGGGGCAACGGATATTGTCGTGGTCGATATTATCGAGAAACGCCTTGAAGCAGCCAGACGGCTCGGTGCTACACAGGTCATTAATGCGAAGCATGAGAATGTACTGGAGGTAATCGCTGGACTGACGGACGGGGCAGGAGTGGATAAAGTGATCGAAACGGCCGGCAGCGAGCATACGGTGAAGCAGACGCCATATCTGGTCAAACGCGGCGGCAGCATTGTACTTGTGGGCCTGGCGGCCAAGGATATCATAGATTTCGATTTCATGCAGATTATGTTCAAAGAGGCAGACATCAAGTCGGTTTTCCGCTACCGCAACCTGTATCCTGCTGCGATCGGCGCGATTGCTGACGGCAAAATTGATGTTAAAGGGATCGTTACGCATGAGTTCGGCTTTGAGGAATCGCAGAAGGCGTTTGATTTTGTCATCGATAACAAAGAAGAGGTAGTTAAGGCAGTCATCCGAATGGGATAA
- a CDS encoding metal ABC transporter ATP-binding protein, with the protein MIEIKDLNVDYFGNPVLENINLDIPFGYSVGIIGPNGAGKSTFIKALLEVVRKRSGSVKVDGTAISGYKRNIAYVPQKNDIDLTFPITVRNTVLTGTYPGLKLFRRPGRKEQETAERCMAMVDIADLANRQISNLSGGQLQRVFIARALAQQADIFFLDEPFVGIDLVSETIIVKLLKQLRAEGKTILVVHHDLHEVEDYFDKIMILNKKLIAFGDVGDTFTTENIRRAYGASLGNVIIKGAGGEAND; encoded by the coding sequence GTGATTGAGATTAAAGACCTGAATGTTGACTATTTCGGCAACCCGGTATTGGAAAACATCAATCTTGACATCCCCTTCGGCTATTCGGTCGGGATTATCGGGCCCAACGGGGCCGGCAAATCAACCTTTATCAAGGCACTGCTAGAAGTAGTCAGAAAGCGCAGCGGCAGTGTGAAGGTAGATGGCACCGCAATCTCCGGCTATAAGCGCAATATCGCCTATGTGCCGCAAAAAAATGATATTGACCTTACCTTTCCGATTACCGTGCGGAACACAGTGCTGACCGGCACTTACCCGGGCCTCAAGCTGTTCCGGCGTCCGGGCCGGAAAGAGCAGGAAACTGCCGAACGCTGCATGGCGATGGTGGATATCGCGGATCTCGCAAACCGGCAGATCAGCAATTTATCGGGGGGACAGCTGCAGCGGGTGTTTATTGCCAGAGCGCTGGCCCAGCAGGCCGATATCTTTTTCCTCGATGAACCGTTTGTCGGGATTGATCTTGTAAGTGAGACGATTATCGTTAAGCTGCTGAAGCAGCTGCGGGCTGAGGGCAAAACCATCCTCGTAGTCCATCATGATCTGCATGAGGTCGAAGACTATTTTGACAAAATTATGATCCTTAATAAAAAGCTGATTGCCTTCGGCGATGTAGGCGATACCTTCACCACCGAAAATATCCGCAGGGCGTATGGGGCTTCCCTTGGCAATGTGATCATCAAAGGGGCCGGAGGTGAGGCGAATGATTAG
- a CDS encoding metal ABC transporter permease: MLSDWLDIPVYALNAGLSAVILGIVSGALGSFIVLRKMSLMGDALSHAVLPGVALSYILGINILLGASLFGLLAAILIQFITSRSNIKSDTSIGIILSSFFALGIVLITFAKSGLDLTHILFGNILAVPQSELTQSFIIMLVVIAIITLLYKELLISSFDPVVAKAYGLKTGFYHYLLMMLLSVVTVSSLSQVGIVLVIAMLVIPAATSYLWTKTLFHMIMLASAVGAVSGIAGVIVSFRYNLPTSATIVLVGMALFAVSFILSPKNNFLGKGLKTR; the protein is encoded by the coding sequence ATGCTGTCTGACTGGCTGGACATTCCCGTATATGCTCTGAATGCCGGATTGTCGGCAGTTATCCTGGGCATTGTATCGGGGGCGCTGGGCAGCTTTATTGTCCTCCGCAAAATGTCGCTGATGGGCGATGCCTTATCCCACGCCGTTCTTCCCGGAGTAGCGTTGTCTTATATCCTGGGCATCAACATTCTGCTGGGCGCATCACTCTTCGGCCTGTTGGCCGCCATATTGATTCAGTTCATAACCAGCCGCAGCAATATCAAAAGTGATACGTCGATCGGCATCATACTCAGCTCCTTTTTCGCGCTCGGCATTGTGCTCATTACCTTTGCCAAAAGCGGGCTCGACCTGACGCATATCCTGTTCGGCAACATTCTTGCAGTTCCGCAGTCTGAGCTTACCCAGTCTTTTATCATCATGCTGGTGGTCATTGCTATTATTACTTTGTTATACAAAGAGCTGCTGATCAGCTCATTTGATCCGGTGGTTGCCAAGGCTTACGGGCTGAAAACAGGCTTTTATCACTATCTGTTGATGATGCTGCTGTCTGTAGTTACTGTATCCTCGCTGTCGCAGGTCGGTATTGTGCTGGTTATCGCGATGCTGGTTATCCCGGCAGCCACCTCGTATCTGTGGACCAAAACGTTGTTTCACATGATTATGCTGGCCTCGGCGGTGGGTGCGGTCTCCGGGATAGCAGGTGTTATTGTAAGCTTCCGGTATAATCTGCCGACAAGTGCCACTATTGTGCTGGTAGGCATGGCCTTGTTTGCTGTTTCCTTTATCTTATCGCCAAAAAACAATTTCCTCGGGAAAGGATTGAAGACACGATGA
- a CDS encoding zinc ABC transporter substrate-binding protein: MKKMLLLPLSLLLAACSNTAGSNTSIGGENDKLHIVATYSIIADMAENIAGDKAEVYSLVPVGTDPHMYDPLPADTGKVSDADLIFYNGLNLETGKGWFQDLLDVTNKTEAAFALSEAVTPIYLTEKGKESQVDPHAWLDIQNAIKYVDSITKQVIAQDPDNEAYYLGNQEKYVSELNELDQYAKEAVGQIPEDKRILVTSEGAFKYFSRAYGLESAFIWEINTDSQGTPEQMNRIIGIIEDNSIPALFLETSVNPKTMETISAETGVPIYSKIFTDSVAKAGEEGDTYLGMMKWNIDKVVEGLSGL, encoded by the coding sequence ATGAAAAAAATGCTTCTGCTGCCGCTCTCACTGCTGCTTGCCGCCTGCTCTAACACTGCCGGTTCTAATACCAGCATCGGAGGGGAGAACGATAAGCTGCACATTGTAGCGACCTATTCGATCATTGCAGATATGGCTGAGAACATTGCCGGTGATAAAGCTGAAGTCTACAGCCTGGTGCCGGTCGGAACGGACCCGCATATGTATGATCCGCTGCCGGCTGATACCGGTAAAGTGTCGGATGCAGACCTGATTTTTTATAACGGCCTGAATCTGGAGACGGGAAAGGGCTGGTTCCAGGATCTGCTCGATGTGACGAATAAAACCGAAGCTGCGTTTGCCTTGAGTGAAGCAGTGACCCCGATCTATCTGACCGAAAAAGGCAAAGAATCACAGGTTGATCCCCATGCCTGGCTGGACATTCAGAATGCTATTAAATATGTAGACAGTATCACTAAGCAGGTGATTGCACAGGACCCTGACAACGAAGCGTATTACCTCGGTAATCAGGAGAAATACGTCAGCGAGCTGAACGAGCTGGATCAGTATGCAAAAGAGGCTGTAGGGCAGATTCCGGAGGATAAGCGTATTCTGGTCACAAGCGAAGGGGCATTTAAGTACTTTTCCCGGGCATACGGGCTGGAGTCCGCTTTTATCTGGGAGATCAATACCGACAGCCAGGGCACACCGGAGCAGATGAACCGGATTATCGGGATTATCGAAGACAATAGCATTCCGGCGCTGTTCCTGGAAACGAGTGTAAATCCCAAGACGATGGAGACCATTTCTGCAGAAACGGGCGTGCCGATCTACTCCAAAATCTTTACGGATTCCGTCGCCAAAGCAGGCGAAGAAGGGGATACTTACCTCGGGATGATGAAGTGGAACATAGATAAAGTCGTTGAAGGATTATCGGGGTTATAA
- a CDS encoding sialidase family protein, whose protein sequence is MTNFNFAVTSGVFAKFEPAVAINLLFPQIMVAVAVDTTSGTPQTGLYRSLDGGANWTSSTLPLPPGFTGAEAPYVAYGFPNTFVVTAHVFPGASDGTTVIYTSTDNGVTFSPPVIVNRGFGTYINNDETNVLIDVGQSSPYLGNIYVTYNHQFNVANGGNSTAFLSRSQDGGTTWNQTILLSSDADQVERPDVAVDLVGNVYAAWITVNPTFRFVIRVSQDGASTFGPPVLVSPIIPVPTVLPVPGYAFRVLTFANVSTDRSISPYTGRVYAVWQDFRQGYSDILMSFSDNNGTNWSSPVSITGAPAGSQNFFPAIDVDPLLGVVNIIYYSNQVNGFLLDVFVARSINGGQTFTNTRITNTSFNPNGSSPTPVPLIGDYIDIASVPPGGYIGIWADTTSGSLNITAGYSNIVIT, encoded by the coding sequence ATGACAAATTTCAATTTTGCGGTCACCTCCGGGGTATTCGCGAAGTTTGAGCCTGCCGTCGCTATAAACCTCCTGTTTCCCCAGATCATGGTTGCCGTTGCAGTAGATACTACTTCAGGAACTCCCCAGACCGGACTTTACCGCTCCCTCGATGGCGGGGCTAACTGGACTTCGTCTACGCTTCCGCTGCCTCCGGGGTTCACCGGAGCTGAAGCACCCTATGTTGCTTACGGATTTCCGAATACCTTTGTTGTAACTGCCCATGTGTTCCCGGGTGCTTCAGATGGAACAACAGTCATCTATACCTCAACCGATAACGGGGTGACCTTCAGCCCCCCTGTGATTGTAAACAGGGGCTTCGGCACCTACATTAATAATGATGAGACCAATGTGCTGATTGATGTAGGGCAGTCCAGCCCCTATCTGGGCAATATCTATGTCACCTATAATCACCAATTTAATGTTGCCAACGGCGGGAATTCAACCGCATTCCTCAGCCGCTCCCAAGACGGGGGAACGACATGGAACCAGACGATATTACTGTCAAGTGATGCGGATCAGGTGGAACGTCCTGATGTGGCTGTGGATCTGGTCGGTAATGTCTACGCCGCCTGGATTACAGTGAATCCGACATTCCGGTTTGTTATCCGGGTATCTCAGGACGGGGCTTCAACCTTTGGTCCTCCGGTTCTGGTCTCTCCCATTATTCCTGTTCCGACGGTGCTTCCAGTGCCGGGATATGCTTTCCGGGTACTCACCTTCGCCAATGTATCGACGGACCGGTCTATCAGTCCTTACACCGGACGTGTATATGCCGTATGGCAGGATTTCCGTCAGGGGTATTCCGACATCCTGATGTCCTTCTCTGATAATAATGGAACGAACTGGTCCAGTCCGGTCAGCATCACAGGTGCTCCCGCGGGCTCGCAGAATTTCTTCCCGGCCATTGATGTTGACCCTTTACTCGGAGTAGTAAATATCATCTATTACAGTAACCAGGTTAACGGTTTCCTGCTGGATGTATTTGTGGCCCGGTCCATTAACGGCGGCCAGACCTTCACCAATACCAGAATCACCAATACCTCCTTCAACCCCAACGGAAGCAGTCCAACCCCTGTTCCTTTGATTGGGGATTATATCGACATTGCCTCAGTCCCGCCGGGAGGTTATATCGGAATCTGGGCAGACACCACTTCAGGTTCACTGAACATTACAGCCGGCTATTCGAATATTGTGATCACATGA
- a CDS encoding glycosyltransferase, protein MADVGIVMPVYIQNLDFLRLALESVLKQTFTGFRLVVVIDGAMDMEPLVRQFTAGDPRVAIISYPVNAGVAHALNTGFDILFEDQEIKYLTWVSSDNIYDAGFLGVLRTALVKGTPELGLVYSSFRSIDNDGNQLDDEHKLAALRQYQGQSKDRLLESSIIGVSFMYKVEPARKTGGYRMQPVEDYDYWLRLEEHCDIRFLPVELMDYRVNSSHSVSAQLTSKENHRNWRYAFHLTRLQARSRRGIQPALTILYPVVAPDPHHVYALENIYEQTFSNYIFKVIDLSPDNQAAAGLANISHPTTEFVWMPGATVKNSVYRMLLGIKTPYTMLFGPELFIAYMDVEYLMTGLIKHGETSISNYYTEDHSQIGYRSRGVPSVKQKLNNELFKTEALLELYQLNMIRNRAENEWLR, encoded by the coding sequence TTGGCGGATGTTGGAATTGTAATGCCTGTGTATATCCAGAATCTGGATTTCCTGCGGCTGGCGCTGGAGTCAGTATTAAAGCAGACATTCACCGGGTTCCGGCTTGTCGTTGTCATTGACGGAGCCATGGACATGGAACCTTTGGTAAGACAATTTACTGCCGGCGACCCGCGGGTGGCCATCATCTCTTATCCGGTTAACGCGGGTGTTGCCCATGCGCTGAATACCGGGTTTGATATTCTGTTTGAAGATCAGGAAATCAAGTACTTAACTTGGGTTTCCAGTGACAATATCTATGATGCAGGCTTTCTGGGGGTGCTGCGTACAGCCCTTGTTAAAGGTACACCGGAGCTAGGGCTTGTCTACAGCTCATTCAGAAGCATTGATAATGACGGAAATCAGCTGGATGATGAGCACAAGCTGGCGGCATTGCGGCAATATCAGGGGCAGTCAAAAGATAGGCTGCTGGAGTCTTCTATAATCGGCGTTTCATTTATGTACAAGGTGGAGCCTGCGCGAAAAACAGGCGGATACCGGATGCAGCCTGTAGAGGATTATGATTACTGGCTGCGGCTGGAGGAACATTGTGACATCCGGTTCCTGCCGGTAGAGCTGATGGACTACCGGGTTAACTCGTCCCATAGCGTCTCTGCCCAGTTAACCAGCAAGGAAAATCACCGCAATTGGAGATATGCCTTTCATCTGACCCGGCTGCAGGCCCGCAGCCGCCGTGGGATTCAGCCTGCTCTGACCATACTGTACCCTGTAGTGGCGCCTGATCCTCATCATGTTTATGCCCTAGAGAATATATATGAACAGACGTTCAGCAACTATATTTTCAAGGTTATTGATTTGTCGCCTGACAATCAGGCTGCAGCCGGGTTAGCAAACATTAGCCATCCCACTACAGAGTTTGTCTGGATGCCTGGAGCCACGGTAAAGAATTCGGTATACCGGATGCTGCTGGGGATAAAAACTCCTTACACCATGCTGTTCGGACCGGAGCTGTTTATCGCCTACATGGATGTGGAGTATCTGATGACAGGTCTAATAAAACACGGAGAGACCTCTATCTCCAATTACTACACGGAGGACCATTCGCAGATCGGTTACCGCAGCAGAGGCGTTCCCTCGGTAAAGCAAAAGCTAAATAACGAGCTGTTCAAAACCGAAGCGCTGCTTGAATTGTATCAGCTGAACATGATTCGAAATCGTGCAGAGAATGAGTGGTTGCGATGA